A stretch of the Malus sylvestris chromosome 10, drMalSylv7.2, whole genome shotgun sequence genome encodes the following:
- the LOC126585856 gene encoding uncharacterized protein LOC126585856: MNTKTMRLPPRRISTTNASNNTNNNNKRKEKESGFDALQKTKTLKPAPPPQAKPSQPAPPPGQLLAGYLAHEFLTKGTLLGHPWDPSRAEPAPSGVSKIEAEPKLENLERYVEVADLLKTEGAHLAGIVNPTQLARILQL, from the coding sequence ATGAACACCAAAACGATGCGTTTGCCACCTCGTCGGATTTCGACGACCAATGCGTCAAATaataccaacaacaacaacaagcgCAAGGAGAAGGAGAGTGGCTTCGACGCGCTCCAGAAGACCAAGACGCTCAAGCCGGCCCCACCGCCCCAAGCCAAGCCGTCCCAGCCGGCCCCACCGCCCGGTCAGCTCCTGGCTGGCTATCTGGCGCACGAGTTCCTCACCAAGGGCACCCTCCTCGGGCACCCGTGGGACCCGTCCCGAGCCGAGCCGGCTCCTTCGGGCGTCAGCAAGATCGAAGCCGAGCCGAAGTTGGAGAACTTGGAGAGATACGTGGAAGTCGCTGATTTGCTGAAGACGGAAGGGGCCCACTTGGCTGGCATTGTGAACCCAACTCAGCTCGCTCGGATTTTACAGTTGTGA
- the LOC126585847 gene encoding thioredoxin-like fold domain-containing protein MRL7, chloroplastic — MLRLQTCLPPILHISPLHRTRTLNSLPCYATSRKPDSEPDLKARSNPKPKSRRPKTETSEDEGDEPGETFPATIPRKPRRGRRSEAAAVEDYVRESLDRTFASIREQNPEIVEKKDGVMKRKVDDDGEDDEDEGFGSEKSIVVEEESKDWPLDADVGWGIRASEYFENHPIRNVVGENGVEIDWEGEVDDNWVKEINCLEWERFAFHPSPLLVLVFERYNRASENWKALKELEKAVKVYWNAKDRLPPRSVKIDINIERDLAYALKVRDCPQILFVRGNRILYREKDIRTAEELVPMIAHFYYNAKRPSWIDVNELSSPY; from the exons ATGCTGCGCCTTCAAACTTGTCTCCCGCCGATACTACATATTTCCCCTCTGCACCGCACCCGCACTCTAAACTCTCTTCCTTGCTACGCTACTTCGAGAAAACCCGATTCGGAGCCCGACCTCAAAGCTCGCTCCAATCCGAAACCGAAATCTCGGCGCCCAAAGACCGAAACTTCTGAAGACGAGGGTGACGAGCCAGGCGAGACGTTTCCAGCGACGATTCCGAGAAAACCCCGGCGTGGGCGCAGAAGCGAAGCTGCGGCGGTTGAAGATTACGTGCGGGAGTCACTCGATCGGACGTTTGCGTCGATCAGAGAGCAGAACCCAGAAATTGTTGAGAAGAAAGATGGAGTAATGAAGAGGAAAGTGGACGATGATGGGGAGGATGATGAGGATGAGGGTTTTGGAAGTGAGAAGAGCATAGTGGTTGAGGAGGAGAGCAAGGATTGGCCGTTGGATGCCGATGTGGGGTGGGGGATTCGGGCTTCAGAGTACTTCGAGAACCACCCGATTCGAAACGTAGTGGGCGAAAATGGGGTTGAGATTGATTGGGAAGGCGAGGTTGATGACAATTGGGTGAAGGAGATCAATTGCTTGGAGTGGGAGAGGTTTGCTTTTCACCCAAGTcctcttcttgttcttgtttttgaGAGGTACAACAGAGCAAGCGAGAATTGGAAGGCGTTGAAAGAGCTCGAAAAGGCGGTCAAGGTCTATTGGAATGCCAAAGATCGATTGCCTCCTAGG TCGGTTAAGATTGACATCAACATTGAGAGAGATTTGGCTTATGCTCTTAAAGTTAGAGACTGTCCTCAGATTTTGTTTGTACGAGGAAACAGGATCTTGTACAGAGAGAAAG ATATTCGGACTGCAGAAGAATTGGTTCCGATGATCGCGCATTTCTACTACAATGCAAAGAGGCCATCCTGGATTGATGTGAATGAGTTATCTTCGCCTTACTAA